The genomic interval GCTATTTATCTCGATCAGTTGTGGCTCAAACTTTCATTTTAGCAGCTATTGGTGTATGTGTAGGTTTTCTATTAACTCTTATTTCCGGTGCCTTTTTGCCAAGTGCAGTGCCAGTGTCTTTTGATATAGTAACCATGATTGTATATGGCATACTATTAATTGTTGTTGCTGTATTAGGCGCTTTATTTTCCGTACGTACCATTGTAAAAATTGATCCTTTAAAAGCGATAGGAGGGTAAGGAATGACGGCTTTAGAATTGAGTCATGTAACGAAGTCTTTCGGTACAGGGCATACAAAAGTTAATGCACTGAAGGAAACAAACTTTCAGGCTGATAGGGGAGAGCTTATCGCGATTATCGGTCCATCCGGTTCAGGCAAAAGTACCTTTTTAACGATTGTGGGTGGATTACTCACTCCTTCTACAGGTGATGTTATTATTAATAACCAAAAGCTTACGTCATTAAATGAGAAGAAGCGCTCAAAGATTCGACTACAAGAGATTGGCTTTATTTTGCAAGCTTCTAATTTAATTCCCTTTTTGACGGTAGATAAACAGATGAAGTTGCTGGATAAAGTAAAAAAGGGAAACATGACAAAAACCGAATTAGAACAGCTTTATCATGACCTAGGAATTGAAGGTCTTCGTAATAAATACCCATCGGATTTATCTGGAGGCCAACGTCAGCGGGTGGCGATAGCGAAAGCGTTGTATAGTAACCCATCAATTATTTTGGCAGATGAACCAACAGCATCGCTTGACTCAGATCGTGCGTACGAAGTGATGGAACTTTTAAAGAATGAAACAAAGAATAAGAATACAACAACCATTGTTGTCACTCATGATACGCGCTTAATTGGTTATTTTG from Peribacillus asahii carries:
- a CDS encoding ABC transporter ATP-binding protein, which produces MTALELSHVTKSFGTGHTKVNALKETNFQADRGELIAIIGPSGSGKSTFLTIVGGLLTPSTGDVIINNQKLTSLNEKKRSKIRLQEIGFILQASNLIPFLTVDKQMKLLDKVKKGNMTKTELEQLYHDLGIEGLRNKYPSDLSGGQRQRVAIAKALYSNPSIILADEPTASLDSDRAYEVMELLKNETKNKNTTTIVVTHDTRLIGYFDKVYKMTDGVLTLEEKESAS